In Pseudovibrio brasiliensis, one DNA window encodes the following:
- a CDS encoding TetR/AcrR family transcriptional regulator, giving the protein MDQHTDSPKTRYISTASGVFAEKGYNAASLAGIADKLGVTKQALLHFFGSKAALYEEVLKALSDRLLSSIQNVEGASPEEQLRSFFLQLSTASLEKPADTQLVLRALLDAQASSENWPLKPFLDALGALAHKTKRWSQASDAELFCWIYQLIGSIQHFAISQVTLKGMYGAEAFEVLRETHLAQLRAALADLEKDPG; this is encoded by the coding sequence TTGGATCAGCATACCGACAGCCCGAAAACACGTTACATCTCAACAGCCAGCGGTGTTTTTGCTGAAAAGGGATACAACGCAGCGAGCCTTGCGGGCATTGCCGACAAGCTTGGCGTCACTAAGCAAGCACTACTGCACTTCTTCGGCTCCAAGGCTGCGCTGTATGAAGAGGTGCTGAAAGCCCTTTCGGACCGTTTGCTGTCTTCCATTCAAAACGTAGAAGGGGCATCACCGGAAGAACAGCTGCGCAGCTTCTTTCTGCAACTCTCTACCGCATCTCTCGAAAAGCCCGCGGACACTCAACTGGTCCTTCGCGCACTGTTGGACGCGCAAGCCTCCAGCGAAAACTGGCCATTAAAGCCATTTCTCGATGCATTGGGAGCTTTGGCACACAAAACGAAACGGTGGTCACAAGCCTCTGACGCAGAACTGTTCTGCTGGATTTATCAGCTCATTGGCTCAATCCAACATTTCGCGATCTCACAAGTCACGCTCAAAGGGATGTATGGCGCTGAGGCATTTGAAGTACTACGAGAGACACACTTAGCTCAGCTTCGTGCAGCTCTCGCAGATTTGGAGAAAGATCCAGGCTAA
- a CDS encoding cache domain-containing protein: MLTAKNRELTSIITAANSITRQYYEREVNGTLTREEAQAAASAALKALRYDGKEYVFIFSYDYDGVMHPFNASFLGANQRNTKDGDGKPFVLEMVDAAKQNGSGYVTYNYINEHGEANPKLSYVESFPEWEWVIGTGVQKSKLFMNLEEAISKPLLILGPLLFGSLIIGLLLGKRVAAAVDWLCSSLLKLSSGNLNFESVYNSSQDELGDVSRALTKFRDQAEQQQQMEAETRKNYEANLEREKLVMNAVEDFRSTYSSAVDVLNSLAERMRGTALSFRQFAQNSEEGAISATTGAQQASASVQSVAAASEELTASIQEIRDQVNRTVSFVGNTKATAANCQEDAVVLQKLNLDVSEFLEQIKGISSKTKLLALNATIEAARAGAHGAGFAVVATEVKDLAEQTEKAAEELEAHVLSASSRTESNVASLERIGEEVEQVVSYMTAISCSVEQQQSSTEEISRSSQASAQGTEAATANFEMVANAAGETRTQAEELQRSADDISEHIDQLNKQTEQFLLRVQQV; encoded by the coding sequence TTGCTCACGGCGAAGAACCGTGAACTGACTTCGATTATTACTGCAGCAAATTCAATTACTCGGCAGTATTATGAACGTGAGGTAAATGGCACGCTTACCCGTGAGGAGGCTCAAGCTGCAGCATCAGCAGCCCTCAAAGCGCTGCGCTACGACGGCAAAGAGTACGTCTTTATTTTCAGTTATGACTACGACGGCGTCATGCACCCGTTCAATGCTTCGTTCCTTGGCGCGAACCAACGCAACACCAAGGATGGAGACGGAAAACCGTTTGTTCTGGAGATGGTGGATGCCGCCAAGCAAAACGGTAGCGGTTATGTCACTTACAACTACATCAACGAGCATGGGGAGGCGAACCCAAAGCTCAGCTATGTTGAGAGTTTCCCGGAGTGGGAATGGGTGATTGGCACAGGCGTACAGAAAAGCAAACTGTTCATGAACCTGGAAGAGGCGATTTCGAAACCTCTCCTGATCCTCGGACCTCTGCTGTTTGGTTCCCTGATCATAGGGCTTTTGCTGGGTAAGCGTGTGGCCGCGGCTGTAGATTGGCTGTGTTCCAGCCTGCTGAAGCTTTCCAGTGGCAATTTGAACTTTGAGAGTGTCTACAACAGCTCTCAGGATGAGCTGGGTGACGTCTCTCGTGCGTTGACCAAGTTCCGGGACCAAGCTGAGCAGCAACAGCAAATGGAAGCTGAAACGCGCAAGAACTACGAAGCTAATCTGGAACGTGAAAAGCTTGTTATGAACGCGGTGGAAGACTTCCGCAGCACATACTCCAGCGCCGTTGATGTGCTGAACAGCTTGGCTGAAAGAATGCGCGGCACCGCCCTCTCCTTCCGCCAGTTTGCGCAGAACTCAGAGGAAGGCGCTATCTCAGCCACCACAGGCGCACAGCAGGCTTCCGCCAGCGTTCAAAGTGTTGCGGCAGCTTCTGAGGAGCTAACGGCTTCCATTCAGGAAATCCGCGATCAGGTCAACCGTACTGTGAGCTTCGTTGGCAACACAAAGGCGACGGCGGCGAACTGTCAAGAAGATGCTGTCGTGCTGCAAAAGCTGAACTTGGATGTCAGCGAGTTTCTGGAGCAAATCAAAGGCATCTCCAGCAAAACCAAGTTGTTGGCTCTGAACGCGACTATAGAAGCAGCGCGTGCCGGTGCTCATGGTGCAGGTTTTGCCGTGGTGGCCACTGAGGTGAAGGATCTGGCGGAGCAGACAGAAAAAGCCGCTGAGGAGCTGGAAGCGCACGTGCTCTCGGCCTCAAGCCGCACAGAGAGCAACGTTGCCTCGCTAGAGCGGATTGGTGAGGAAGTTGAGCAAGTTGTCAGTTACATGACGGCGATCAGCTGTTCCGTTGAACAACAGCAGTCTTCGACTGAAGAGATCAGCCGCAGCTCACAAGCCTCTGCTCAGGGAACAGAGGCTGCAACGGCGAACTTTGAGATGGTTGCCAACGCGGCAGGCGAAACCCGCACGCAGGCAGAAGAGCTGCAACGCAGTGCTGACGACATCTCAGAGCATATCGATCAACTGAACAAGCAAACAGAGCAGTTTCTGCTCAGAGTGCAGCAAGTGTAA
- a CDS encoding VOC family protein, giving the protein MTKSGKINYIELPAADLEAAKAFYGNALDWKFEDYGPEYAAFNDGDFDGGFYKADMSSSAASGAALVVLYAEDLEGLQAKLEENGAKICREIFSFPGGRRFHFLDPNNNELAVWSDK; this is encoded by the coding sequence ATGACCAAGTCCGGCAAAATCAATTACATCGAGCTTCCAGCAGCTGACCTGGAAGCGGCAAAAGCGTTTTATGGCAATGCACTAGACTGGAAATTTGAGGACTACGGACCAGAGTATGCTGCGTTCAACGATGGTGACTTTGACGGTGGGTTCTACAAGGCCGATATGTCGTCTTCAGCTGCAAGCGGTGCAGCTCTTGTTGTGCTCTATGCAGAAGATCTGGAAGGATTACAGGCGAAGCTGGAAGAAAACGGCGCCAAGATCTGCCGCGAGATCTTTTCCTTCCCAGGTGGACGCCGGTTCCATTTTCTTGATCCAAACAACAATGAGTTGGCTGTCTGGTCTGACAAGTAA
- a CDS encoding multidrug effflux MFS transporter: MSDSPRTAGASLGTVEFVALMATLTSLTALSIDAVLPAFTVIGKDLQLENSNNVQFIISALFLGLSVGQFFFGPVSDRFGRKSAVYAGSIVFALGAILAATATSLPMMLFGRLLQGIGASAHRTVVMAIVRDKYVGAEMARILSFVTAVFIIVPTLAPLIGQGILFAAGWRAIFVIMLIMASVGCIWLAVRQPETLKPENRRTITPKVLWQGLEEVVSHKATLFYTAASGFVFGTMMTYLSTAQPTFADIYDVHETFPLYFSGIAVVFGMASIVNGRIVRRIGLQNMCRAALGIQIVASLAFALYLLFVDSTPALWLFMTYLSCAFFCQPMLNGNLNAMSMEPLGHIAGLAATLIGASTTFIALILSVLVGRFYDQTLLPLSFAFCVFGGIALVLVVLGARVQKAEKIASSNTISAEASA, from the coding sequence ATGTCGGACTCTCCGAGAACCGCAGGTGCGAGCCTGGGAACGGTTGAATTTGTTGCCCTCATGGCCACGCTGACCAGCCTGACTGCACTCTCCATCGATGCAGTTCTGCCAGCTTTCACGGTTATCGGAAAAGATCTGCAGCTTGAAAACTCAAACAACGTTCAGTTTATTATTTCTGCGCTGTTTCTTGGGTTGAGCGTGGGGCAGTTTTTCTTTGGTCCTGTATCAGACCGCTTTGGCCGCAAGTCTGCTGTTTATGCGGGCTCTATCGTGTTTGCTTTGGGTGCAATTCTAGCTGCAACGGCAACGTCTTTGCCCATGATGCTATTTGGAAGGCTGCTGCAAGGCATCGGAGCGAGTGCGCACCGGACTGTTGTGATGGCGATTGTTCGAGATAAGTATGTTGGTGCGGAGATGGCTCGCATCCTGTCTTTCGTAACAGCTGTGTTTATTATTGTTCCTACATTAGCGCCGTTGATCGGTCAGGGCATTCTGTTTGCTGCTGGATGGCGTGCGATCTTCGTTATCATGCTGATTATGGCTTCTGTTGGATGTATCTGGCTCGCGGTTCGCCAGCCTGAAACGCTGAAACCAGAGAACCGCCGCACGATCACGCCGAAAGTGCTTTGGCAAGGCTTGGAAGAAGTTGTGAGCCACAAGGCGACGCTGTTCTATACCGCCGCCTCTGGCTTTGTGTTCGGCACCATGATGACCTATCTCAGCACAGCGCAGCCGACGTTTGCTGACATCTACGATGTGCATGAGACCTTCCCGCTGTACTTCTCCGGAATCGCGGTGGTGTTCGGCATGGCATCCATCGTTAATGGACGCATCGTGCGCCGCATTGGGTTGCAGAATATGTGCCGTGCCGCGCTTGGCATCCAGATTGTCGCCAGCCTTGCCTTTGCGCTGTATCTGCTGTTTGTCGATAGCACTCCTGCTCTGTGGCTGTTCATGACCTATCTGTCTTGTGCGTTCTTCTGTCAGCCGATGCTGAACGGCAATCTCAACGCCATGTCTATGGAGCCTCTTGGCCATATTGCTGGCTTGGCTGCCACCCTGATTGGCGCGTCCACCACGTTTATCGCGCTCATTCTTTCTGTGTTGGTTGGCCGTTTTTATGATCAGACCCTGCTGCCGCTCTCCTTCGCGTTCTGCGTATTTGGCGGAATTGCACTAGTTCTGGTGGTGCTGGGAGCGCGCGTGCAGAAAGCAGAAAAGATCGCGTCCTCAAACACGATCTCCGCAGAAGCCAGCGCTTAA
- a CDS encoding ferredoxin--NADP reductase → MTDAALAPAPVLDQEAKTEFPIPANVFAEKVVSVQHYTDRLFKFRITRPASFRFRSGEFVMIGLPNAEKPVFRAYSVASPSWDEELEFFSIKVPNGPLTEHLQKIQPGDTVLMRKKPTGTLVNDALIPGKRLYMFSTGTGVAPFASLIRDPETYEKFEEVILTQTCREVNELTYAKELVEEVINDPLVGELAAGKLRLHTAATREPYPCQERITTLIENGKLFEDLGVPRLDPAVDRGMICGSMEMINDTKAILEKHGLEEGSNASPSTFVVERAFVG, encoded by the coding sequence ATGACCGACGCAGCGTTGGCCCCAGCTCCTGTGCTTGATCAGGAAGCCAAGACCGAATTTCCTATTCCAGCAAACGTTTTTGCTGAGAAAGTAGTGTCCGTACAGCACTACACTGACCGCCTGTTCAAATTCCGCATTACGCGCCCAGCTTCTTTCCGTTTCCGTTCTGGCGAGTTCGTCATGATCGGCCTGCCAAACGCTGAAAAGCCGGTTTTCCGCGCTTACTCTGTGGCAAGCCCTTCTTGGGACGAAGAGCTGGAGTTCTTCTCCATTAAAGTGCCAAACGGTCCACTGACCGAGCACCTGCAGAAGATTCAGCCGGGCGACACTGTTCTTATGCGCAAGAAGCCAACCGGCACTCTTGTGAATGATGCCCTGATCCCAGGTAAGCGTCTTTACATGTTCTCCACCGGCACCGGCGTTGCGCCTTTCGCTTCTCTGATCCGTGATCCGGAAACCTATGAGAAGTTTGAAGAAGTTATCCTGACCCAGACCTGCCGCGAAGTGAACGAACTCACCTACGCGAAAGAACTGGTTGAAGAAGTGATTAACGACCCACTCGTTGGTGAACTTGCAGCTGGCAAACTGCGCCTGCACACAGCAGCAACCCGTGAGCCTTATCCATGTCAGGAGCGCATCACCACTCTCATCGAGAATGGTAAGCTTTTTGAAGACCTCGGCGTTCCACGTCTTGATCCGGCAGTTGACCGCGGCATGATCTGTGGTTCCATGGAAATGATCAACGACACCAAAGCGATCCTCGAAAAGCATGGCCTTGAAGAAGGGTCCAACGCGTCTCCTTCCACCTTTGTGGTTGAGCGCGCATTCGTCGGTTAA
- a CDS encoding AraC family transcriptional regulator translates to MKPEQNKAAYEKRMLRVLEYIYNNLDGDLSLDALADVACMSRFHWHRVFQSMRGETLATSIRRIRLNRAALDLIQSKQPITEIAEQYGYPSAQSFSRAFKGEYGMAPGQFRESKYVAPTLETEKESIFSMHPVEIKEVPERSLQALFHRGSYFEMDVVFSKLAAMLSSRGVIRKCGPIVGIYYDDPSIVPLDELRSHVGAVVPQNFANTEGLEPLVIPGGRCAVLKHKGPYAGLRGAFHYLYGVWLPTSGEEAADQPCYEVFLNSPTNTAPEDLLVEIFLPLQ, encoded by the coding sequence GTGAAACCGGAACAGAACAAAGCAGCCTATGAAAAGCGAATGCTGCGCGTTCTTGAGTACATCTACAACAATCTGGATGGGGATCTGAGTCTGGATGCTCTGGCAGATGTTGCCTGCATGTCGCGGTTTCACTGGCACCGGGTGTTTCAAAGCATGCGGGGAGAAACGCTGGCGACCTCTATTCGCCGGATCAGGCTGAACCGGGCTGCGTTGGATCTTATTCAATCAAAACAACCGATTACAGAGATTGCCGAGCAATACGGCTACCCCAGTGCGCAGAGTTTTTCCCGTGCATTCAAAGGCGAGTATGGCATGGCGCCGGGGCAGTTTCGTGAAAGCAAGTATGTCGCACCAACGCTGGAAACGGAAAAAGAAAGCATCTTTTCCATGCATCCCGTTGAAATCAAAGAGGTTCCGGAGCGAAGCCTGCAGGCATTGTTTCACCGTGGGTCTTACTTTGAGATGGACGTGGTGTTCAGCAAGTTGGCGGCGATGTTGTCGTCGCGGGGTGTTATCCGCAAGTGTGGGCCGATTGTCGGGATCTATTATGATGATCCCTCCATTGTGCCGCTGGATGAGTTACGCTCCCATGTGGGGGCCGTGGTTCCGCAGAATTTTGCGAATACGGAAGGGCTTGAGCCGCTGGTTATCCCCGGTGGTCGCTGTGCGGTGTTAAAGCACAAAGGCCCATATGCTGGGCTGAGAGGCGCGTTTCATTATCTTTACGGTGTTTGGTTGCCAACCTCTGGGGAAGAGGCTGCTGACCAGCCGTGCTATGAGGTTTTTCTGAACAGCCCGACGAATACAGCACCGGAAGACCTCCTTGTCGAGATCTTCCTTCCTTTGCAATAA
- a CDS encoding serine hydrolase domain-containing protein, translating to MLKKIGWGVLAVVVLLAAGAFYFRQDIAEIRAVMAYADAFKPENIDQKFRSLYVEYPSISVEAPEETYQLPRQYQASPMPATFMYKGEAASTADYILDSHTTGLAIMHNGKLIHEYYDRGNSAETHAIQMSVSKSMASILVGVAMDEGYIDSVEDQVVKYVPELKGTAYDGVRLKDVLEMSSGVRWNENYADLNSDIVQSVVAILLGSQDEFTKDVPRELEPGTYNRYSSIDTHVVGWVLRGATGKPYQEWFNEKLWSKIGAESSAELMVDQAGQPVVFGGVNIRLRDMLRVGMVLARGGTNHKGERIVSEEWIKTSVTPDEPRLMPGYDNPQSPSPLGYKYQWWLPLESDHGDFTAIGIHGQFLYINPARNVVIAKTSTYPSYQRDKEMVKMKSIALFQSIARHLTKQETVELESQ from the coding sequence ATGTTAAAGAAGATTGGCTGGGGTGTTCTGGCTGTTGTCGTGCTGCTTGCTGCTGGCGCATTTTACTTCCGACAGGACATTGCCGAGATCCGTGCCGTGATGGCCTATGCGGATGCATTTAAACCTGAGAACATCGATCAGAAGTTCCGCTCTCTTTACGTTGAGTATCCGAGCATCTCCGTTGAAGCGCCGGAGGAGACCTATCAGCTGCCGCGGCAGTATCAGGCGTCTCCGATGCCGGCGACCTTTATGTATAAGGGCGAAGCAGCTTCGACAGCGGATTACATTCTGGATTCCCATACCACCGGCCTTGCCATCATGCACAATGGTAAGCTGATCCATGAGTACTATGATCGCGGCAACTCTGCTGAAACCCATGCGATCCAGATGTCTGTCTCCAAATCCATGGCCTCGATCCTTGTGGGTGTGGCGATGGATGAAGGTTATATCGACAGCGTTGAGGATCAGGTGGTCAAGTATGTGCCTGAGCTGAAGGGTACTGCCTATGATGGCGTGCGCCTGAAAGATGTGCTGGAGATGTCCTCCGGTGTGCGTTGGAATGAGAACTACGCTGATCTGAACTCTGATATCGTGCAGTCCGTCGTCGCGATCCTGCTTGGCTCGCAGGATGAGTTCACCAAGGACGTTCCGCGAGAGCTGGAGCCAGGAACGTACAACCGCTACTCCTCTATTGATACCCATGTGGTCGGCTGGGTGTTGCGCGGGGCAACGGGTAAGCCCTATCAGGAGTGGTTCAACGAAAAGCTCTGGTCCAAAATTGGAGCTGAATCCTCCGCTGAACTCATGGTGGATCAGGCTGGTCAGCCGGTGGTCTTTGGCGGGGTGAACATTCGCCTGCGTGATATGCTGCGGGTTGGCATGGTGCTGGCAAGAGGCGGTACCAACCACAAGGGCGAACGCATTGTTTCAGAAGAATGGATCAAGACTTCAGTGACGCCGGATGAACCGCGTCTGATGCCGGGCTACGATAACCCGCAGAGCCCTTCCCCGCTCGGTTACAAATACCAGTGGTGGCTGCCACTTGAATCTGACCATGGTGATTTTACCGCCATCGGCATTCATGGCCAGTTCCTCTACATCAACCCTGCCCGCAACGTGGTGATTGCTAAAACCTCCACCTATCCGTCTTATCAGCGGGATAAGGAGATGGTGAAGATGAAATCAATCGCCCTGTTTCAATCCATTGCACGTCATCTAACCAAGCAGGAAACGGTTGAGTTGGAGAGCCAATAG
- a CDS encoding invasion associated locus B family protein, protein MKIFGFPLCTIAALAMGAVVILGPASGFAQTAAKPEAAVQSSPKVSRQQHGDWLLECYDPAVNGMSCQIKQRVVHNESGQTIMQMTLSHNPKDNADIVQYVLPLDFLLAPGVGVNVGDYQAVARVSRCTAQGCIIEGKTEDAFIKAMKAATEQGRFIMMSRAGKKVGINFSATGFTKAYNEMKEQNTK, encoded by the coding sequence ATGAAGATTTTCGGTTTTCCCCTTTGTACAATTGCAGCTCTTGCGATGGGAGCTGTTGTAATTCTTGGCCCGGCATCAGGCTTTGCTCAAACTGCTGCAAAACCGGAGGCCGCTGTTCAAAGCAGCCCTAAAGTCAGTAGACAGCAGCACGGTGATTGGCTGCTGGAATGTTATGACCCTGCAGTGAATGGCATGAGCTGCCAGATCAAGCAACGTGTGGTGCATAACGAAAGCGGGCAGACCATCATGCAGATGACGCTCAGCCATAATCCGAAAGACAATGCTGACATCGTGCAATACGTGTTGCCGCTGGACTTTCTGCTTGCGCCGGGTGTCGGCGTAAATGTGGGAGATTATCAGGCCGTTGCCCGTGTAAGCCGCTGTACAGCGCAAGGCTGTATCATTGAAGGCAAGACAGAAGACGCCTTCATCAAGGCCATGAAAGCGGCTACGGAGCAAGGGCGCTTTATCATGATGTCCCGAGCCGGCAAGAAGGTCGGTATTAACTTCTCTGCCACGGGTTTCACAAAAGCCTACAACGAGATGAAAGAGCAAAACACAAAGTAA
- a CDS encoding aromatic ring-hydroxylating oxygenase subunit alpha, whose protein sequence is MTRDEEIGLIAELLGLDAENSKFLDESVTRSPIERYSCPDRFADEMKGLFRSKPVAAAQSFELAENNAFLSRTVSGLPVLLVRDADGQAHAFLNVCRHRGAKLVRDEAGCKKRFSCPYHAWTWSNQGELIAVPQEEQGFPDLDRSEHALKELPVHEAYGFVWVIADSSCSDTGEIKKSLAPLSEDLNWLGLADHRIAVEETFEIAANWKTLIEGGIEAYHFRVAHRKTIGPYFPDNLSSYQMLGDNMRSVLPRITLFELRDQARETWNIREHANIIYSIFPGTQLLVQQDHVVWVHLEPLAVDRTRVRLATLVPNSAPRTEEMQKHWERNQAITTTTLKEDFELGEEIQQGFASGANEYLTFGRFEGALHRFNQVLENAMKVPEDA, encoded by the coding sequence ATGACGCGGGATGAGGAAATCGGCCTGATTGCAGAGCTGCTTGGGCTGGACGCTGAAAACAGCAAGTTTCTGGATGAGAGCGTTACGCGATCACCAATAGAGCGTTACAGTTGCCCGGATCGGTTTGCGGATGAGATGAAAGGTTTGTTCCGCAGCAAACCAGTTGCGGCTGCACAATCCTTCGAACTTGCTGAAAATAATGCCTTCCTGAGCCGAACTGTGTCAGGCCTGCCGGTTCTTTTAGTGCGGGATGCTGATGGTCAGGCGCACGCGTTCCTCAATGTATGCCGGCACAGGGGCGCCAAGCTGGTACGGGACGAAGCTGGCTGCAAAAAGCGGTTCTCTTGCCCCTACCATGCGTGGACATGGTCAAATCAGGGAGAGTTGATCGCCGTTCCTCAGGAAGAGCAAGGCTTCCCGGATCTGGATCGATCCGAACATGCCCTGAAAGAACTGCCGGTTCATGAAGCCTATGGTTTTGTGTGGGTGATCGCCGATAGTTCTTGCTCAGACACTGGAGAAATCAAAAAATCACTCGCTCCTCTCAGTGAGGATCTGAACTGGCTTGGTTTGGCGGATCATAGGATCGCTGTTGAAGAAACCTTTGAGATTGCAGCCAATTGGAAGACGCTTATCGAAGGCGGGATCGAAGCCTATCACTTCCGCGTTGCTCATCGCAAAACCATTGGCCCGTATTTTCCAGATAACCTCTCCAGCTATCAGATGTTGGGAGACAACATGCGGTCCGTGCTGCCGCGCATCACTCTGTTTGAGCTGCGCGATCAAGCGCGAGAAACATGGAATATCCGCGAGCATGCCAACATCATTTATTCGATCTTCCCGGGAACTCAATTGCTTGTCCAGCAGGACCATGTGGTCTGGGTTCACCTAGAACCGCTTGCGGTGGACCGTACTCGTGTCCGGTTAGCCACATTGGTTCCTAACTCTGCTCCGCGAACAGAAGAAATGCAGAAACATTGGGAACGCAATCAGGCGATCACAACGACAACCTTGAAGGAAGACTTTGAGTTAGGTGAAGAAATTCAGCAAGGTTTTGCCAGTGGTGCCAATGAGTATCTGACCTTTGGCCGTTTTGAAGGCGCGCTACACCGCTTCAATCAGGTGCTGGAGAATGCGATGAAAGTGCCAGAAGACGCTTGA
- a CDS encoding ABC-F family ATP-binding cassette domain-containing protein, with amino-acid sequence MAKSSGNPLITGSGLWQQSPERVLFENLSFGLNAGDRIGLVGHNGCGKSTFLNILSGRGEPSDGSISVSRAAVVSCVEQHLPKHLFDLNLADAVRDALPDDKRDWMDWKVEVILPEMGFEPHQSEVLCKDLSGGQMTRLMLARALMAEPNLLLLDEPSNHLDLPTIMWLETFLRSWKGSFLMISHDATLLDSVSNRTWILQDRKLHAFDLPCTKALEEHEVLTKARIARREAEEKEIKRVEASAKRIAEWGRTFDNEDLSRKAKSMEKMVDRMKDDQTEAVEAYPWNLSIAGETIQADRLVQLKDLDVTPPVADVFLYRIDDIAVRPGDRIAIMGANGTGKSSLMRCCWEKRQSEDGEVRVHPRCRIAFYDQTLQQLPGESNLVEGMVAVGEALGVDLRVPDCEKTIIAAGFKYNQLQQKVSKLSGGERARLLLVSLSQVQANLMMLDEPTNHLDLYGRNELSHQLQSFGGSFLLVSHDRHLVEATCNRFWVVQNGRLQEVNDVDAAYALIAETQVKPIKVAAEQEAPSGLGREEVIEAEASSSEDELLERLIELEELMEADLARRPNRQSPHLQVKWKDEIAQIHEQLELNS; translated from the coding sequence GTGGCGAAGTCCAGTGGCAATCCATTGATAACCGGCAGTGGCCTGTGGCAGCAGTCGCCTGAACGTGTGCTGTTTGAGAACCTTTCCTTCGGACTGAATGCGGGTGATCGTATCGGCCTTGTCGGGCATAACGGTTGTGGCAAGTCTACGTTTCTAAACATCCTTTCTGGTCGAGGAGAGCCGAGTGACGGCAGTATTTCTGTCTCCCGCGCTGCTGTCGTTTCCTGCGTGGAGCAGCATCTTCCCAAGCATCTTTTTGACCTCAACCTTGCTGACGCTGTTCGCGATGCCTTGCCGGATGACAAGCGGGACTGGATGGACTGGAAGGTGGAGGTAATTCTACCGGAGATGGGGTTTGAGCCCCATCAGTCCGAGGTACTCTGCAAAGATCTCAGCGGCGGGCAGATGACGCGTCTGATGCTGGCCCGTGCCTTGATGGCAGAGCCCAACCTGCTGCTTCTTGATGAGCCAAGCAACCACCTGGATCTGCCGACAATCATGTGGCTGGAGACCTTCCTGAGATCCTGGAAGGGAAGTTTCCTGATGATCTCGCACGATGCCACTCTGCTGGATTCTGTCAGCAATCGTACGTGGATCCTTCAGGACCGAAAGCTCCATGCGTTTGATCTGCCTTGTACAAAAGCCCTTGAGGAACATGAGGTTCTGACAAAGGCACGGATTGCGCGGCGCGAGGCTGAGGAAAAAGAGATCAAGCGAGTCGAAGCAAGTGCCAAACGCATTGCAGAATGGGGCCGCACCTTCGACAACGAAGACCTCTCGCGCAAAGCAAAGTCCATGGAGAAGATGGTTGACCGCATGAAGGACGACCAGACTGAAGCCGTGGAGGCCTATCCATGGAACCTGTCCATTGCTGGTGAAACCATTCAGGCAGATCGACTGGTGCAGCTCAAAGATCTGGATGTGACGCCGCCAGTGGCTGATGTGTTCCTCTATCGTATCGATGATATCGCTGTTCGTCCGGGAGATCGGATTGCCATAATGGGTGCAAACGGAACCGGCAAGTCCAGCCTGATGCGCTGTTGTTGGGAGAAGCGACAGAGCGAGGACGGCGAGGTCCGTGTTCATCCGCGCTGCCGGATTGCGTTTTATGATCAAACGCTTCAACAGTTGCCGGGTGAGTCCAATCTCGTTGAGGGGATGGTGGCTGTTGGTGAAGCGCTTGGTGTGGATCTGCGCGTGCCCGATTGTGAGAAGACCATTATTGCAGCTGGCTTCAAGTACAATCAATTGCAACAGAAGGTCTCAAAACTCAGTGGTGGGGAGCGTGCGCGCTTATTGCTTGTCTCGCTGTCTCAGGTGCAGGCGAACTTGATGATGCTTGATGAGCCTACCAACCACCTTGATCTTTATGGCCGTAATGAACTTTCCCATCAGCTTCAGTCGTTTGGTGGCTCATTCCTACTCGTCTCGCATGATCGTCATCTGGTGGAAGCGACTTGTAACCGGTTCTGGGTGGTCCAGAATGGTCGATTGCAGGAAGTCAACGATGTGGATGCTGCCTACGCGCTGATTGCTGAAACTCAGGTGAAGCCGATCAAGGTTGCTGCTGAGCAAGAAGCGCCTTCTGGGCTTGGGCGCGAAGAAGTGATTGAAGCTGAGGCCAGTTCCTCTGAAGATGAGTTGCTTGAGCGTTTGATTGAGTTGGAAGAACTGATGGAAGCGGATCTGGCACGGCGCCCAAACAGGCAGTCGCCTCACCTTCAGGTGAAATGGAAAGATGAAATTGCGCAGATCCACGAACAGCTTGAACTTAACAGTTAG